From Bacteroidota bacterium, one genomic window encodes:
- a CDS encoding 2-phosphosulfolactate phosphatase, translated as MEVQIFQLLDGARQAEGLTVIIDVFRAFTVACYLTENGAEKLIPVADLELAYSLKKQHADYLLVGERNERIAPGFDYGNCPTHIKNIDFTGKTVIHTTSSGTQGISNAIHAQQIITGSFVNANAIIRYIRQQNPEKVSLVCMGFATRYPIEEDTFCAEYIKCHLENSAFDFAHSVEVIKKTSAARFYDPANAEWSPSSDVDLCLELDRFNFVLKTEKSDDGLFFLNKIPV; from the coding sequence TTGGAAGTACAGATTTTTCAATTACTTGATGGGGCACGTCAGGCCGAGGGCCTCACGGTTATTATTGATGTATTCAGGGCATTTACAGTTGCCTGTTATCTTACTGAAAATGGTGCAGAGAAGTTGATACCGGTTGCCGATTTGGAATTGGCTTATAGCCTGAAAAAACAACATGCAGATTATCTTTTGGTTGGGGAACGAAATGAACGTATTGCCCCTGGATTCGATTACGGCAATTGTCCGACTCATATCAAAAATATTGATTTTACCGGGAAAACGGTTATTCATACTACCAGTTCGGGTACCCAGGGAATTTCAAATGCAATTCATGCCCAACAGATTATTACCGGAAGTTTTGTAAATGCAAATGCAATAATCAGGTATATACGTCAGCAAAATCCCGAAAAGGTCTCGCTGGTTTGCATGGGGTTTGCCACCCGCTATCCAATTGAAGAAGATACTTTTTGTGCCGAATATATTAAATGCCATTTGGAAAATTCTGCGTTTGATTTTGCTCATAGTGTGGAAGTAATCAAAAAGACCAGTGCGGCACGTTTTTATGATCCTGCAAATGCTGAATGGTCGCCTTCTTCCGATGTAGATCTTTGCCTGGAACTCGACCGCTTTAATTTTGTCCTGAAAACAGAAAAGAGTGACGATGGCCTGTTTTTTCTGAATAAAATTCCTGTCTAG
- a CDS encoding putative Ig domain-containing protein, with protein sequence MKNLIKISVLLALLPIFSVKTSAQEINLGTGWKFRTGDHPNWAKVNYNDKNWKPVQTSLCWEKQGYPDYNGYAWYRINVIIPSSLKQKSYLKDSLKIILGKIDDCDQTFLNGVKIGQNGGLPGTFEKVKAYDVVRRYAVSAKGKLIRWDRPNVIAVRVYDQQGNGGLIYGKLSMSMIDLNDIINIETDKTNFRHISGNYFKKTVYLRTTSKKHKFRGIFNIKVVANDNFKKIIVNKNISAKISKNKILAGSFTYPDNQDGIAIYSYFDKKSRRVIREMEEVPYIATPRSPKFPRINGAKIFGVRPGNPFLFTIAATGLKPITFTAHNLPEGLTLDENSGQITGKIQQKGTYQVELTAHNKLGKTSRELKIVVGETISLTPPLGWNSWNCWGLSINEDKVKKAADAMKSTGLINHGWTYINIDDGWEKSERTANGEIQFNDKFKDMSALSAYIHSKGLKLGIYSSPGPKTCGNFLGSYQHELQDVQSYANWGIDYLKYDWCSYDQVAPNKSLEELQRPYKLMQECLSKVNRDIHYSLCQYGMGEVWKWGAEINGNSWRTTGDIQDNWQSMAGIGFTQNACASYTRPGHWNDPDMLVVGRVGWGTSLHNTNLTPNEQYTHISLWCLLSAPLLIGCNLGQIDDFTLNLLTNDEVLAVNQDPLAKPARQNIKNDTYQIWSKELEDGSKAVGIFNVSRQNAKVTLHFNDLDISGTQIIHDLWKQKDLPGNFKNEFTTWIPAHGVMLVKISDARIRTHL encoded by the coding sequence ATGAAAAATTTGATAAAAATTTCGGTTTTATTAGCGCTTTTACCAATCTTTTCAGTAAAAACCAGTGCACAGGAAATAAATTTGGGAACAGGATGGAAATTCAGAACCGGTGATCATCCCAACTGGGCAAAAGTAAATTATAACGACAAAAACTGGAAACCTGTTCAAACCAGCTTATGCTGGGAAAAACAAGGTTATCCGGATTATAATGGATATGCCTGGTACAGGATAAATGTTATTATTCCTTCTTCGTTAAAACAAAAATCATATTTAAAGGATAGTCTAAAAATCATTTTGGGAAAGATTGATGATTGTGACCAGACCTTTCTCAATGGGGTAAAAATTGGACAAAACGGAGGGCTTCCGGGGACATTTGAAAAAGTAAAAGCATACGATGTAGTCAGAAGATACGCCGTTTCGGCCAAGGGGAAACTCATCCGTTGGGACAGGCCAAATGTTATTGCTGTCAGAGTCTATGATCAACAGGGCAACGGAGGTTTGATTTACGGAAAATTATCCATGTCGATGATCGATTTGAACGATATCATCAACATTGAAACGGACAAAACAAATTTCCGCCATATCAGCGGGAATTATTTCAAGAAAACCGTTTATCTGCGTACAACTTCAAAAAAACACAAATTCCGGGGGATATTTAACATCAAAGTGGTAGCAAATGATAATTTCAAAAAAATTATCGTCAATAAAAATATTTCTGCAAAAATTTCGAAGAATAAGATATTGGCCGGTTCTTTCACTTATCCGGACAATCAGGATGGCATTGCCATCTATTCATATTTTGATAAAAAATCCCGCAGAGTCATCAGGGAGATGGAAGAGGTCCCCTATATTGCAACGCCAAGATCCCCTAAATTTCCCAGAATTAACGGGGCTAAGATTTTTGGGGTACGTCCGGGCAATCCTTTTCTCTTTACTATTGCTGCCACGGGACTGAAACCCATCACTTTCACTGCCCATAATCTTCCCGAAGGATTGACTTTAGATGAAAACAGTGGGCAAATAACAGGGAAAATTCAGCAAAAAGGAACATACCAAGTTGAACTAACCGCTCACAATAAACTTGGGAAAACCAGCCGGGAGCTTAAGATAGTCGTTGGTGAGACCATTTCGCTGACTCCTCCTTTAGGATGGAATAGTTGGAACTGCTGGGGCTTAAGTATCAACGAAGACAAGGTCAAAAAAGCCGCTGATGCAATGAAATCAACAGGATTGATTAATCATGGATGGACATACATCAACATAGATGACGGGTGGGAAAAATCCGAACGGACTGCAAATGGAGAGATACAGTTCAACGATAAATTTAAAGATATGTCAGCTCTTTCTGCCTATATTCACTCTAAAGGATTGAAATTGGGAATTTATTCCTCTCCAGGCCCCAAGACATGCGGCAACTTTCTGGGCAGTTACCAGCACGAACTTCAGGATGTTCAAAGTTATGCCAATTGGGGAATTGATTATTTAAAATATGATTGGTGTTCGTATGACCAGGTAGCCCCAAATAAAAGTCTTGAAGAACTTCAAAGACCCTATAAACTGATGCAGGAATGTCTTTCGAAAGTGAACCGTGATATTCATTATAGCTTGTGCCAGTATGGAATGGGCGAAGTTTGGAAATGGGGAGCCGAAATTAACGGCAACAGTTGGCGGACAACCGGGGATATACAGGATAACTGGCAAAGCATGGCCGGCATTGGTTTTACCCAAAATGCATGCGCCTCATATACAAGGCCCGGACATTGGAACGACCCGGATATGCTTGTTGTGGGACGTGTCGGATGGGGAACATCCTTACATAATACAAATCTCACGCCTAATGAGCAATATACGCACATCAGCCTTTGGTGTTTGCTTTCAGCCCCTTTACTTATAGGCTGTAACCTGGGCCAGATTGACGATTTTACGCTAAACCTTTTAACCAATGATGAAGTTTTGGCCGTAAATCAGGATCCTCTTGCTAAACCGGCCAGACAAAATATAAAAAACGACACATATCAAATCTGGAGTAAAGAATTGGAAGACGGAAGTAAAGCTGTTGGAATATTTAACGTAAGTAGGCAAAATGCAAAGGTTACCCTGCACTTCAATGATTTAGATATTTCCGGAACACAAATTATCCATGATTTATGGAAGCAAAAAGATTTGCCGGGTAACTTCAAAAATGAATTTACCACCTGGATTCCTGCTCATGGCGTCATGCTGGTAAAGATTTCAGATGCCC